ACGATGATGACGCCGAAGCTCAGGGATTTGTAAAGCCCTTCGAGGACATCGGAGGCCTCCACATAGGCGCTCATCTCTCCGAAATAGGTCCCGGCGCCTACGCCGAGAAGCTTCCCACCGACGGCATATCCGCCGAAGATACCGACGACGTCGAATATCGCTGTCAAAAGGGGCATGGCGATCAGGCCCGCCAGCAGATTCGGGACGATCAGGTAGCGAAAAGGGTTCAGGCCCATCAATTCGAGCGCGTCGACCTGCTCGGTCAGGCGCATGATGCCGATCTCCGCCGCGATGGCGGATCCCGCGCGCCCGGTGACCATCAGGGCCGAAATGACCGGCCCGAGTTCCTTGATCAGCGCCAGCCCCACCATGGGCCCCAGAAACGCCTCCGAGCCGAAACGGCTCAGGCTGTAATAGCCCTGGAACCCAAGCACCATCCCGGAAAACGCCCCGGTCAGAATAATCACGAGCATCGACTGAAAGCCGATAAACCGGATCTGCTTCATGACGCGCCGCAGCTTGATAGGCGGAATGAAGCAGAAGAGGACGGCTTCCAGCAGAAACAGGAGCATAACCCCCATCCGCCTCACGTATTCGATGCTCCTGCCCCCTATTGCACGGATTGCCAACATGGGCGCAAGTCTCGCAAAACTTGCGCTGGAAGTCAAAAAAATTTAAGGTACCAGAAAGGTGCGGAACCGGAAAACGAGCCCGGAAAAGCGTGCGGCTTTCAGAGCGGATACAGGGCATGGGCCCGCATAGTGTAAACATCGCAGAAAGGGAGGGATATCTATGGACCTGTTATGGAGCAGGCGCGAAATGATGAAAGGCATCGGCATGGCTACGCTGGCCCTCGGGCTTCCTGGCATTTACGGCAAGGCGTTCGCCGGCACGGCGGAGGAGGCCAAACCGGCGCAGGGCGGCGCCTGCATGCTGCCGCCGCTGCCCTATGCCTACGAT
The DNA window shown above is from Desulfatiglans anilini DSM 4660 and carries:
- a CDS encoding MlaE family ABC transporter permease yields the protein MLAIRAIGGRSIEYVRRMGVMLLFLLEAVLFCFIPPIKLRRVMKQIRFIGFQSMLVIILTGAFSGMVLGFQGYYSLSRFGSEAFLGPMVGLALIKELGPVISALMVTGRAGSAIAAEIGIMRLTEQVDALELMGLNPFRYLIVPNLLAGLIAMPLLTAIFDVVGIFGGYAVGGKLLGVGAGTYFGEMSAYVEASDVLEGLYKSLSFGVIIVWVCCFKGFYTGIYTGFGAEGVSRATTEAVVLSSVLILVWDYFMTALLF